One Pelagicoccus enzymogenes DNA window includes the following coding sequences:
- a CDS encoding PQQ-dependent sugar dehydrogenase, whose translation MKLNAPLLLLPLATLAASLDAQNRIGSGDVSELFKTYCATCHGENLRGGQGSSLVDDVWAHGSSDADLARVIAEGIPDTEMIPWKHSLSDEQIRALVIYIREQGQIAARADLPEDAFKPKNGIFTSEKHSFTLEKVGEGDGILWGMEFLPDNSLLVTQRDGTLWHFQDGKRTAIEGIPAVRAQGQGGLMEVRIHPDYDKNGWVYLGYSESLDGGETGNTAIARGRIVDGAWTDHQQIYSADPKFHTSRGHHFGTRIVFQDGYLFFGIGDRGQQDQAQDLDRPNGKIHRLHDDGRIPADNPFANTPGALPTIWSYGHRNPQGLATHPETGQLWEVEHGPRGGDEVNLVQPGKNYGWPVITYGMNYNGSPITGITAKEGMEQPKHYWTPSIAICGSEFYTGDKFPAWKNNLFVSGMASQELHRLTIEGDKVVADEIVFKDQGRIRDVYSGPDGYLYVLLTQQSPRVGAIYRLDPSS comes from the coding sequence ATGAAGTTGAACGCCCCCTTACTCCTCCTCCCCCTCGCCACGCTCGCAGCTTCGCTTGACGCCCAAAACCGCATCGGTTCCGGCGATGTCAGCGAACTCTTCAAGACCTACTGCGCCACCTGCCACGGCGAAAACCTGCGCGGCGGACAAGGCAGTTCCCTCGTCGACGACGTCTGGGCCCACGGCAGCAGCGACGCCGACCTCGCCCGCGTCATCGCCGAAGGCATTCCCGACACGGAGATGATCCCTTGGAAGCACTCTCTCTCGGACGAGCAAATCCGCGCCCTCGTCATCTACATTCGCGAGCAAGGCCAAATCGCCGCCCGGGCCGACCTCCCCGAAGACGCCTTCAAGCCGAAGAACGGCATCTTCACTTCGGAAAAGCACTCTTTCACCCTCGAGAAAGTCGGCGAAGGCGACGGCATCCTTTGGGGAATGGAATTCCTCCCCGACAATTCACTGCTCGTCACTCAACGCGACGGAACGCTCTGGCACTTCCAAGACGGAAAACGTACCGCCATCGAGGGAATCCCAGCAGTGCGGGCCCAAGGCCAAGGCGGGCTTATGGAAGTGCGCATCCATCCAGACTACGATAAAAACGGCTGGGTCTACCTCGGCTACTCGGAGTCGCTCGATGGCGGCGAAACCGGAAACACCGCCATCGCCCGCGGCCGCATCGTCGACGGAGCCTGGACCGACCATCAGCAAATCTACTCCGCCGACCCCAAGTTCCACACCAGCCGCGGTCACCACTTCGGCACTCGTATCGTCTTCCAAGACGGCTACCTCTTCTTCGGCATCGGCGATCGCGGCCAGCAAGACCAAGCCCAAGACCTCGACCGCCCGAACGGCAAGATCCATCGCCTTCACGACGACGGACGTATACCCGCCGACAATCCCTTCGCCAACACTCCCGGCGCCTTGCCCACCATCTGGTCTTACGGACACCGCAATCCACAAGGCCTCGCCACCCACCCCGAAACCGGACAACTCTGGGAAGTCGAGCACGGCCCTCGCGGGGGCGACGAAGTCAACCTCGTACAGCCAGGCAAAAACTACGGTTGGCCGGTCATCACCTACGGAATGAACTACAACGGCAGCCCTATCACCGGCATCACCGCCAAAGAAGGCATGGAGCAACCCAAGCACTACTGGACTCCCTCCATCGCCATTTGCGGTTCAGAGTTCTATACCGGCGACAAATTCCCGGCTTGGAAAAACAACCTCTTCGTCTCCGGCATGGCCTCCCAAGAGCTGCATCGCCTCACCATCGAGGGCGATAAAGTTGTGGCCGACGAAATCGTATTCAAAGATCAAGGACGCATCCGCGACGTCTACAGCGGCCCCGACGGCTACCTCTACGTCCTGCTCACCCAGCAGTCCCCTCGCGTCGGCGCCATCTACCGCTT
- a CDS encoding bacteriohemerythrin, which yields MAIEWRKNFATNDPHIDEQHQQIFRFANKLETIAQQADVDTREVDHLLSFLETYIQNHFRYEEACMLKRRCPVAQKNRSEHVAFKAFLTRNVEAYRHNGYSQQWAQQLFEKLENWLSNHICRVDVKLRDHPEKTTASSSAANR from the coding sequence AATTTCGCTACCAATGACCCCCATATCGACGAACAGCACCAGCAGATCTTTCGCTTCGCCAACAAGCTCGAAACGATAGCTCAGCAAGCGGACGTCGATACGAGGGAGGTCGACCATTTGCTCAGTTTCCTGGAAACCTACATCCAGAACCACTTCCGCTACGAGGAAGCCTGCATGCTCAAGCGGCGCTGTCCCGTCGCCCAAAAGAACCGCTCCGAGCACGTCGCCTTCAAGGCCTTCCTCACCCGGAACGTCGAAGCCTACCGCCATAACGGCTATTCCCAGCAATGGGCCCAACAACTCTTCGAGAAACTCGAGAACTGGCTCTCCAACCACATTTGCCGCGTCGACGTGAAACTGCGCGACCACCCGGAAAAGACCACCGCTTCCTCTTCCGCCGCCAACCGCTAG